In one bacterium genomic region, the following are encoded:
- a CDS encoding site-specific DNA-methyltransferase, producing the protein MREEIIGGQRLILGDCADVLRGMDSGMCDCAMTSPPYNTLTNDKAPRTYRPGDKWMAKTRSGYADTMPEEEYQAWLQGIVRELLRTCSGLVWVNHKTRYREGVGIHPLHILGEFPLWAEVVWDKGGATTFNQRRFATSNEYLFAFGRPQYWDARHDDLLSVWRIAAERGAEHPCPFPEEIALRPVVASCPPDGIVLDPFLGSGTTLAVAERCGRRGIGIEENSAYFDIACRRVEAAASQPRLEFEEKPKRDPLPTLMLD; encoded by the coding sequence ATGCGCGAGGAGATCATCGGCGGACAGCGGCTCATCCTCGGGGACTGCGCAGATGTACTGCGTGGGATGGACTCGGGGATGTGCGACTGTGCAATGACTTCTCCGCCATATAACACACTCACGAACGACAAGGCACCGCGCACGTATCGGCCAGGTGACAAGTGGATGGCAAAGACGCGCAGCGGGTATGCAGACACAATGCCCGAGGAAGAATATCAGGCATGGTTGCAGGGCATTGTGCGGGAGTTACTTAGGACTTGTAGCGGATTGGTGTGGGTGAACCATAAGACGCGATACCGCGAAGGGGTTGGCATCCATCCCCTCCACATTCTCGGCGAGTTCCCTCTGTGGGCTGAAGTAGTTTGGGACAAGGGAGGGGCTACAACATTCAATCAGCGCAGATTTGCCACGTCGAATGAATATCTGTTCGCCTTTGGCCGACCGCAGTATTGGGATGCGCGCCACGATGACTTGTTGAGCGTCTGGAGAATTGCGGCAGAGCGAGGGGCGGAACATCCCTGTCCGTTCCCTGAAGAAATAGCTCTTCGGCCAGTCGTTGCATCATGCCCGCCGGATGGGATCGTACTGGATCCGTTCCTCGGGTCGGGAACGACGCTGGCTGTAGCGGAGAGGTGCGGGCGACGCGGCATAGGCATCGAAGAGAACTCCGCTTACTTCGACATCGCTTGCCGCCGCGTCGAAGCCGCCGCCAGTCAGCCGCGCCTAGAGTTCGAGGAGAAGCCGAAGCGTGATCCCCTGCCGACCTTGATGCTTGACTAA
- a CDS encoding phage protease produces MPLGTFYLQVPDPEHPGQYKVAPVDIKREYLEEMLRHFQEGHPNNPQTGAPVNELADHTRNEAGAFGWIRDIELDADGLWGMYHPTPLGLKPEIVEALPFVSPRFVVGEGVDPVWGVGNALLSGALTDSPQFTGQPQMVLASAQPPSVAQAEPEEATAASAATDTPNEGEMATMPEDIQAQIDAAIAAAKATWEQEQAEVLAAAETEKAGLLAQITELTEKAGDYDKLQKQVEVLLAESEATKAQARLDAAMREFESVRIPVGTKLPDGTVQTDLRAIAPEAIQVAAAFKVDPANAENANAYWTLVQANNGSLPTVPAPGADKPALHVAASVPADIAGMTEEQKLAAAVAAGEVIPGTEDHSAILGHMQAGLTFSAARRKLALATAGLPG; encoded by the coding sequence GTGCCCCTCGGCACTTTCTACCTGCAAGTCCCAGATCCCGAGCATCCCGGCCAGTACAAGGTCGCGCCGGTGGACATCAAGCGCGAGTATCTGGAGGAGATGCTGCGGCACTTCCAGGAGGGGCATCCCAACAACCCCCAGACGGGCGCGCCGGTCAATGAACTGGCCGATCACACGCGCAACGAGGCGGGGGCCTTCGGTTGGATCAGAGACATTGAGCTGGACGCGGACGGCCTGTGGGGTATGTACCATCCGACGCCGCTGGGCCTCAAGCCCGAGATCGTGGAGGCGTTGCCATTCGTAAGCCCGCGGTTCGTTGTGGGCGAGGGCGTAGACCCGGTGTGGGGCGTGGGCAACGCGCTGCTGAGTGGGGCCCTGACGGATAGCCCGCAGTTCACGGGGCAGCCGCAGATGGTGTTGGCGTCGGCTCAGCCGCCCTCTGTGGCGCAAGCCGAACCCGAGGAAGCAACGGCGGCTTCAGCCGCTACCGATACTCCGAACGAAGGAGAGATGGCGACCATGCCCGAAGACATTCAGGCGCAGATTGACGCAGCCATCGCGGCGGCTAAGGCCACCTGGGAGCAGGAGCAGGCCGAGGTGTTGGCAGCCGCGGAGACCGAGAAGGCTGGTCTCCTGGCGCAGATCACCGAGCTGACCGAGAAGGCCGGCGACTACGACAAGTTGCAGAAGCAGGTCGAGGTGCTGCTGGCCGAGTCTGAGGCGACCAAGGCTCAGGCGCGGCTGGATGCGGCGATGCGCGAGTTCGAGTCCGTGCGCATCCCAGTAGGGACGAAGCTGCCTGACGGGACAGTTCAGACGGACCTGCGGGCCATCGCTCCCGAGGCAATCCAGGTGGCGGCTGCCTTCAAGGTGGACCCCGCCAATGCGGAGAACGCGAACGCCTACTGGACGCTGGTGCAGGCCAACAACGGCAGCTTGCCGACCGTGCCTGCCCCCGGCGCCGACAAGCCGGCGCTGCACGTCGCGGCTTCCGTGCCGGCCGACATCGCCGGGATGACCGAAGAGCAGAAGCTGGCGGCGGCCGTGGCGGCCGGCGAAGTCATTCCCGGCACCGAAGACCACTCCGCCATTCTCGGGCACATGCAAGCCGGCCTGACCTTCAGTGCTGCGCGGCGCAAGCTGGCGCTTGCCACCGCCGGGCTGCCGGGCTAA